The Plodia interpunctella isolate USDA-ARS_2022_Savannah chromosome 11, ilPloInte3.2, whole genome shotgun sequence genome includes a window with the following:
- the LOC128673870 gene encoding uncharacterized protein LOC128673870 has product MADLTWNVPGKVDLILGAQLFPYIYLGNRVESGTNAPPALLTTLGYVLMGDVPKVSSVHTFTGFALNDTLQKVRELEELPRVEYMSPEETECESVFTSSVSRDVCGHYSVTLPFYRSLSELGNSEAIALSRFMVLERKLNHTPELENSYNTAIYDYIDNGYLSEIPQSDIHIEGYYIPHHAVVRSDKPLPRIILDSSVKIHTGLSLNDLLHVGPNLQADLFLLLLDFRLFPVALIADVEQIYLQIGIPEDDRKYLRNLFRFNTNEDISTFQFNRLLFALKSSPFLAMRIVRQLAEDISHEFPEAAAVVKSCKFYMDDLVHSVVNNEIAISLSQHMVSMFKAGSFDLVKWSSNSSMVLQHLPDSYRSPVVFSKGENVPKVLGLTREPTDDNFVVTVCDFFGKCTKRHIISIIARLFEVLGLIAHVILYAKLLIKGLWLCEVDWDGTSPEDMIRRLRLLRDLPCYLI; this is encoded by the coding sequence ATGGCTGACCTTACCTGGAATGTTCCTGGGAAGGTGGATTTGATTCTCGGCGCTCAGTTGTttccttatatttatttggggAATCGGGTTGAGTCAGGTACTAATGCGCCACCCGCCTTGTTGACAACCCTTGGTTATGTTTTAATGGGCGATGTTCCTAAAGTTTCTTCTGTGCATACTTTTACTGGGTTTGCTCTGAATGACACCCTTCAGAAGGTTCGGGAGTTAGAAGAGTTGCCCCGAGTTGAATATATGAGTCCGGAAGAAACAGAGTGTGAGAGTGTGTTCACTTCTTCGGTGTCACGAGATGTGTGTGGACATTATTCGGTAACTTTACCATTTTATCGCTCGCTCTCTGAATTAGGGAATTCTGAAGCTATCGCTCTCAGCCGATTTATGGTTTTAGAGCGCAAATTAAATCATACTCCTGAGTTAGAGAATAGTTATAATACAGCGATTTATGACTATATTGATAATGGTTATTTGTCTGAGATTCCTCAATCAGATATTCATATAGAGGGTTATTATATACCTCATCACGCGGTTGTGCGTTCGGACAAGCCTTTGCCACGTATAATTTTAGATTCGAGCGTCAAGATTCATACCGGCTTGTCATTGAATGACTTATTACATGTTGGGCCTAATTTGCAGgctgatttgtttttgttattacttGATTTTCGACTGTTTCCGGTTGCTTTAATTGCCGATGTGgaacaaatatacttacagaTTGGTATTCCCGAAGATGACCggaaatatttaagaaatttatttcgtttcaaTACTAACGAGGATATCAGTACTTTTCAGTTTAATCGATTACTGTTTGCGCTGAAGTCTAGTCCTTTCCTCGCAATGAGGATCGTTAGACAGTTAGCTGAGGATATATCTCATGAGTTTCCTGAGGCAGCAGCTGTCGTAAAGagctgtaaattttatatggacGATTTAGTTCATTCCGTAGTTAATAATGAGATTGCTATTTCTTTATCTCAGCATATGGTCTCTATGTTTAAGGCTGGATCTTTCGACCTTGTCAAGTGGTCTAGTAACTCTTCAATGGTTTTACAGCACTTGCCCGATTCTTACCGTAGTCCGGTGGTGTTTTCTAAGGGGGAAAATGTTCCCAAGGTTTTGGGTCTCACTCGTGAGCCCACTGACGACAACTTTGTTGTTACTGTTTGTGATTTCTTCGGTAAATGTACGAAGAGACACATTATTTCAATCATAGCTCGTTTGTTCGAAGTTTTGGGTTTAATTGCccatgttatattatatgctAAACTGCTTATTAAAGGGTTATGGCTCTGCGAAGTAGACTGGGACGGAACTTCTCCTGAGGATATGATCCGTCGTTTGCGGCTCTTACGGGACTTACCTTGTTATCTGATTTAA